Proteins encoded together in one Quercus lobata isolate SW786 chromosome 3, ValleyOak3.0 Primary Assembly, whole genome shotgun sequence window:
- the LOC115981134 gene encoding uncharacterized protein LOC115981134, producing MDVKVAVVSCIIEITRITTLDAPYKDEQMKEIFQLIVAACENMSHVSTRSYKKVTSILDTIAKVKLCLVMLDLECDALVVEMFQSFLKMIRSNHPPVVLSTMETIMSLVINESEDISLDLLSSLFAIVRKANQNVSPISCTLGEQIITRINAQLEKIMASTQKLPSKHEGAHDVKFEVVERASDQPSTVLEDLHLGEVEEVKTTVLAMVHKV from the coding sequence ATGGATGTGAAGGTTGCAGTTGTATCTTGCATTATTGAAATTACAAGAATAACAACACTAGATGCCCCATATAAGGATGAGCAAATGAAGGAAATATTCCAATTGATTGTGGCAGCATGTGAAAATATGTCTCATGTGTCTACTCGCTCTTATAAGAAGGTGACTTCAATTCTTGATACCATTGCAAAGGTCAAGTTATGCTTGGTGATGTTGGATCTTGAGTGTGATGCATTGGTTGTTGAGATGtttcaaagtttcttgaagaTGATTAGGTCCAACCATCCACCTGTTGTACTCTCAACCATGGAAACAATTATGAGTCTGGTCATAAATGAAAGTGAAGACATTTCCTTGGATCTTCTTAGTTCACTTTTTGCTATTGTAAGAAAGGCAAATCAGAATGTTTCACCTATTTCATGCACATTGGGGGAGCAAATAATCACTAGGATTAATGCCCAGCTAGAAAAGATAATGGCATCCACTCAAAAACTACCCAGCAAGCATGAGGGTGCACATGATGTGAAATTTGAAGTTGTTGAACGTGCTTCTGATCAACCCTCCACAGTCCTTGAAGATCTACATCTTGGTGAAGTCGAAGAGGTTAAAACCACAGTGCTTGCTATGGTTCATAAGGTTTAA
- the LOC115982419 gene encoding G-type lectin S-receptor-like serine/threonine-protein kinase RKS1 isoform X1 has product MMNPAKGSWNTLLLLSLLVCPICISLDTITPDQPLKDGDGQLLLSNQKTFALGFFNPGSSSHRYVGIWYNQIAEKTVVWVANRDAPLNDTSGVLSINGKGSLVLHTQNQTTPIWSTNVSFSVSSTNNSMAKLLDIGNLVLVQRDSQHVTWQSFDYPTNTVLPFMKLGLDRRTGLNRFLTSWKSKDDPGIGNYSYQLVPTGYPQACLYMGRTLLWRAGSWTGLRWSGVPEMTSKLFNVSFVNNQEETTIMYSIFSNLADPKVFPKAMVDESGIVRRSLWQETRWVEYWSSSLALCDKYLNCSPNSYCDPYNEVIFECKCFPGFEPKSSRDCVGEKQGVSMCNNREGFVKLAHMKVPDTSIAHVDMSLSMKECEQKCLRNCSCMAYASANESEGGIGCLTWQGDLVDARTYADLGQDLYIRVDAIVLAQYAKKNGLTQKKRMLAILGVSIAVMFLLVVPVVYCFVMKKKKENRHITYSYSVDSTLPYFEDSPSRRDLDGTRRNSNLPLFDLKTIIAATDNFSISNKLGQGGFGPVYKGLLQNGMEIAVKRLSKCSGQGIEQFKTEVALIAKLQHRNLVRILGCCIHKEEKMLIYEYLPNKSLDSFIFDETKRSCLDWGKRFEIICGIGRGILYLHQDSRLRIIHRDLKASNVLLDNALNPKISDFGMARIVGGDQIEANTNCVVGTYGYMSPEYAMQGLFSIKSDVYSFGVLLLEIITGKKNSTYHHDGPSSNLIGHVWDLWREDNFMKMVDPLLDEAYPTNEVSRCIQIGLLCVQEHAIDRPTMSTVVFMLGNDTHLPSPKQPAFILKSTYNSTDRSTSSASNSVNEITLSTINGR; this is encoded by the exons atgatgaatccTGCTAAAGGGTCATGGAATACATTGCTGCTTCTCTCCCTTCTTGTTTGCCCAATTTGCATTTCCCTTGACACCATAACACCAGACCAACCCCTCAAGGATGGTGATGGTCAACTTCTACTCTCAAACCAAAAAACCTTTGCGCTTGGGTTTTTCAACCCCGGCAGTTCCAGTCACCGCTACGTTGGAATTTGGTATAACCAAATTGCCGAAAAAACCGTTGTGTGGGTTGCAAACAGAGACGCTCCTCTCAATGATACCTCCGGAGTCCTCTCCATCAACGGTAAGGGAAGCCTTGTACTCCACACCCAAAACCAAACCACTCCTATTTGGTCCACCaatgtttctttttctgtcTCATCCACAAATAATTCAATGGCTAAGCTCTTAGATATAGGAAATCTTGTTTTGGTTCAACGAGACAGCCAACATGTTACATGGCAGAGTTTTGATTATCCCACCAATACTGTGCTTCCGTTTATGAAACTTGGGCTAGACCGGCGGACCGGGTTAAACCGGTTCCTAACATCTTGGAAGTCCAAAGATGACCCGGGAATTGGCAACTACTCATATCAATTAGTTCCAACTGGGTACCCTCAGGCATGCTTATACATGGGTCGGACTCTATTATGGCGTGCTGGATCTTGGACTGGCCTAAGATGGAGCGGTGTACCCGAAATGACATCAAAATTATTCAATGTTAGCTTTGTGAATAATCAAGAAGAAACCACCATTATGTACagtatattttcaaatttagctGACCCCAAAGTTTTTCCTAAAGCAATGGTCGATGAATCGGGAATTGTGCGACGATCCTTATGGCAGGAGACTAGATGGGTCGAATATTGGTCCAGCTCACTAGCGTTATGTGATAAGTATTTGAATTGCAGTCCAAATAGTTATTGTGACCCATACAATGAGGTCATTTTTGAGTGCAAGTGCTTTCCTGGATTTGAACCCAAGTCATCTCGTGATTGCGTGGGGGAAAAGCAAGGAGTGTCCATGTGCAACAATAGAGAAGGTTTCGTGAAGTTGGCACATATGAAGGTGCCAGATACTTCAATAGCACATGTGGACATGAGTTTGAGTATGAAAGAGTGTGAGCAAAAGTGTTTGAGGAATTGTTCTTGTATGGCTTACGCAAGTGCAAATGAGAGTGAGGGAGGGATTGGTTGCTTGACATGGCAAGGGGACTTGGTGGACGCAAGAACATATGCTGATCTAGGACAAGATTTATATATACGTGTGGATGCAATTGTATTAG cTCAATATGCTAAGAAAAATGGTCTTACTCAAAAAAAGAGGATGCTGGCAATTCTGGGAGTTTCTATCGCTGTAATGTTTCTTCTTGTAGTCCCAGTTGTGTATTGTTTtgtaatgaagaagaagaaag AGAATAGGCATATCACATATTCATATAGTGTTGACTCTACTTTACCATACTTCGAAGACTCTCCAAGTAGAAGGGACCTCGATGGAACTAgaagaaattcaaatttgccATTGTTTGATCTAAAAACCATTATTGCAGCTACAGATAACTTCTCTATTTCTAACAAGCTTGGCCAAGGTGGTTTTGGCCCAGTTTATAAG GGTTTGCTACAAAATGGAATGGAAATAGCAGTAAAAAGACTATCAAAATGCTCTGGACAAGGAATAGAACAATTCAAAACAGAAGTTGCACTAATTGCTAAACTCCAACATAGAAACCTTGTGAGAATTTTAGGTTGTTGCATTCACAAAGAAGAGAAGATGTTGATCTATGAGTACTTGCCAAATAAAAGCTTGGACTCTTTCATTTTTG ATGAAACAAAAAGGTCATGTTTAGATTGGGGAAAGCGATTTGAGATTATTTGCGGAATTGGTCGAGGGATCTTATATCTTCATCAAGACTCAAGATTAAGAATTATCCATAGAGATTTAAAGGCCAGCAATGTTCTACTTGACAATGCATTGaatccaaaaatttcagattttggtaTGGCTAGAATTGTTGGAGGAGATCAAATTGAAGCAAATACAAATTGCGTTGTTGGAACATA TGGTTATATGTCACCTGAGTATGCAATGCAAGGACTATTTTCAATAAAGTCTGATGTATATAGTTTTGGGGTATTGCTGCTAGAGATCATTACTGGCAAAAAGAATAGTACTTATCATCATGATGGTCCTTCCTCAAATTTGATTGGACAT GTTTGGGACCTATGGAGAGAAGACAATTTCATGAAAATGGTCGACCCATTACTAGATGAGGCATACCCTACTAATGAAGTTTCAAGATGCATTCAAATTGGGCTTTTGTGTGTGCAAGAACATGCAATAGACCGGCCAACCATGTCAACTGTTGTTTTCATGTTGGGTAATGACACACATCTTCCTTCTCCAAAACAACctgcatttattttgaagagTACTTACAATAGTACAGATAGATCAACTAGTTCAGCATCTAATTCAGTAAATGAAATAACACTTTCTACAATTAACGGTCGTTAA
- the LOC115982419 gene encoding G-type lectin S-receptor-like serine/threonine-protein kinase At1g11410 isoform X3: MMNPAKGSWNTLLLLSLLVCPICISLDTITPDQPLKDGDGQLLLSNQKTFALGFFNPGSSSHRYVGIWYNQIAEKTVVWVANRDAPLNDTSGVLSINGKGSLVLHTQNQTTPIWSTNVSFSVSSTNNSMAKLLDIGNLVLVQRDSQHVTWQSFDYPTNTVLPFMKLGLDRRTGLNRFLTSWKSKDDPGIGNYSYQLVPTGYPQACLYMGRTLLWRAGSWTGLRWSGVPEMTSKLFNVSFVNNQEETTIMYSIFSNLADPKVFPKAMVDESGIVRRSLWQETRWVEYWSSSLALCDKYLNCSPNSYCDPYNEVIFECKCFPGFEPKSSRDCVGEKQGVSMCNNREGFVKLAHMKVPDTSIAHVDMSLSMKECEQKCLRNCSCMAYASANESEGGIGCLTWQGDLVDARTYADLGQDLYIRVDAIVLAQYAKKNGLTQKKRMLAILGVSIAVMFLLVVPVVYCFVMKKKKENRHITYSYSVDSTLPYFEDSPSRRDLDGTRRNSNLPLFDLKTIIAATDNFSISNKLGQGGFGPVYKGLLQNGMEIAVKRLSKCSGQGIEQFKTEVALIAKLQHRNLVRILGCCIHKEEKMLIYEYLPNKSLDSFIFDFGMARIVGGDQIEANTNCVVGTYGYMSPEYAMQGLFSIKSDVYSFGVLLLEIITGKKNSTYHHDGPSSNLIGHVWDLWREDNFMKMVDPLLDEAYPTNEVSRCIQIGLLCVQEHAIDRPTMSTVVFMLGNDTHLPSPKQPAFILKSTYNSTDRSTSSASNSVNEITLSTINGR; encoded by the exons atgatgaatccTGCTAAAGGGTCATGGAATACATTGCTGCTTCTCTCCCTTCTTGTTTGCCCAATTTGCATTTCCCTTGACACCATAACACCAGACCAACCCCTCAAGGATGGTGATGGTCAACTTCTACTCTCAAACCAAAAAACCTTTGCGCTTGGGTTTTTCAACCCCGGCAGTTCCAGTCACCGCTACGTTGGAATTTGGTATAACCAAATTGCCGAAAAAACCGTTGTGTGGGTTGCAAACAGAGACGCTCCTCTCAATGATACCTCCGGAGTCCTCTCCATCAACGGTAAGGGAAGCCTTGTACTCCACACCCAAAACCAAACCACTCCTATTTGGTCCACCaatgtttctttttctgtcTCATCCACAAATAATTCAATGGCTAAGCTCTTAGATATAGGAAATCTTGTTTTGGTTCAACGAGACAGCCAACATGTTACATGGCAGAGTTTTGATTATCCCACCAATACTGTGCTTCCGTTTATGAAACTTGGGCTAGACCGGCGGACCGGGTTAAACCGGTTCCTAACATCTTGGAAGTCCAAAGATGACCCGGGAATTGGCAACTACTCATATCAATTAGTTCCAACTGGGTACCCTCAGGCATGCTTATACATGGGTCGGACTCTATTATGGCGTGCTGGATCTTGGACTGGCCTAAGATGGAGCGGTGTACCCGAAATGACATCAAAATTATTCAATGTTAGCTTTGTGAATAATCAAGAAGAAACCACCATTATGTACagtatattttcaaatttagctGACCCCAAAGTTTTTCCTAAAGCAATGGTCGATGAATCGGGAATTGTGCGACGATCCTTATGGCAGGAGACTAGATGGGTCGAATATTGGTCCAGCTCACTAGCGTTATGTGATAAGTATTTGAATTGCAGTCCAAATAGTTATTGTGACCCATACAATGAGGTCATTTTTGAGTGCAAGTGCTTTCCTGGATTTGAACCCAAGTCATCTCGTGATTGCGTGGGGGAAAAGCAAGGAGTGTCCATGTGCAACAATAGAGAAGGTTTCGTGAAGTTGGCACATATGAAGGTGCCAGATACTTCAATAGCACATGTGGACATGAGTTTGAGTATGAAAGAGTGTGAGCAAAAGTGTTTGAGGAATTGTTCTTGTATGGCTTACGCAAGTGCAAATGAGAGTGAGGGAGGGATTGGTTGCTTGACATGGCAAGGGGACTTGGTGGACGCAAGAACATATGCTGATCTAGGACAAGATTTATATATACGTGTGGATGCAATTGTATTAG cTCAATATGCTAAGAAAAATGGTCTTACTCAAAAAAAGAGGATGCTGGCAATTCTGGGAGTTTCTATCGCTGTAATGTTTCTTCTTGTAGTCCCAGTTGTGTATTGTTTtgtaatgaagaagaagaaag AGAATAGGCATATCACATATTCATATAGTGTTGACTCTACTTTACCATACTTCGAAGACTCTCCAAGTAGAAGGGACCTCGATGGAACTAgaagaaattcaaatttgccATTGTTTGATCTAAAAACCATTATTGCAGCTACAGATAACTTCTCTATTTCTAACAAGCTTGGCCAAGGTGGTTTTGGCCCAGTTTATAAG GGTTTGCTACAAAATGGAATGGAAATAGCAGTAAAAAGACTATCAAAATGCTCTGGACAAGGAATAGAACAATTCAAAACAGAAGTTGCACTAATTGCTAAACTCCAACATAGAAACCTTGTGAGAATTTTAGGTTGTTGCATTCACAAAGAAGAGAAGATGTTGATCTATGAGTACTTGCCAAATAAAAGCTTGGACTCTTTCATTTTTG attttggtaTGGCTAGAATTGTTGGAGGAGATCAAATTGAAGCAAATACAAATTGCGTTGTTGGAACATA TGGTTATATGTCACCTGAGTATGCAATGCAAGGACTATTTTCAATAAAGTCTGATGTATATAGTTTTGGGGTATTGCTGCTAGAGATCATTACTGGCAAAAAGAATAGTACTTATCATCATGATGGTCCTTCCTCAAATTTGATTGGACAT GTTTGGGACCTATGGAGAGAAGACAATTTCATGAAAATGGTCGACCCATTACTAGATGAGGCATACCCTACTAATGAAGTTTCAAGATGCATTCAAATTGGGCTTTTGTGTGTGCAAGAACATGCAATAGACCGGCCAACCATGTCAACTGTTGTTTTCATGTTGGGTAATGACACACATCTTCCTTCTCCAAAACAACctgcatttattttgaagagTACTTACAATAGTACAGATAGATCAACTAGTTCAGCATCTAATTCAGTAAATGAAATAACACTTTCTACAATTAACGGTCGTTAA
- the LOC115982419 gene encoding G-type lectin S-receptor-like serine/threonine-protein kinase RKS1 isoform X2 → MMNPAKGSWNTLLLLSLLVCPICISLDTITPDQPLKDGDGQLLLSNQKTFALGFFNPGSSSHRYVGIWYNQIAEKTVVWVANRDAPLNDTSGVLSINGKGSLVLHTQNQTTPIWSTNVSFSVSSTNNSMAKLLDIGNLVLVQRDSQHVTWQSFDYPTNTVLPFMKLGLDRRTGLNRFLTSWKSKDDPGIGNYSYQLVPTGYPQACLYMGRTLLWRAGSWTGLRWSGVPEMTSKLFNVSFVNNQEETTIMYSIFSNLADPKVFPKAMVDESGIVRRSLWQETRWVEYWSSSLALCDKYLNCSPNSYCDPYNEVIFECKCFPGFEPKSSRDCVGEKQGVSMCNNREGFVKLAHMKVPDTSIAHVDMSLSMKECEQKCLRNCSCMAYASANESEGGIGCLTWQGDLVDARTYADLGQDLYIRVDAIVLENRHITYSYSVDSTLPYFEDSPSRRDLDGTRRNSNLPLFDLKTIIAATDNFSISNKLGQGGFGPVYKGLLQNGMEIAVKRLSKCSGQGIEQFKTEVALIAKLQHRNLVRILGCCIHKEEKMLIYEYLPNKSLDSFIFDETKRSCLDWGKRFEIICGIGRGILYLHQDSRLRIIHRDLKASNVLLDNALNPKISDFGMARIVGGDQIEANTNCVVGTYGYMSPEYAMQGLFSIKSDVYSFGVLLLEIITGKKNSTYHHDGPSSNLIGHVWDLWREDNFMKMVDPLLDEAYPTNEVSRCIQIGLLCVQEHAIDRPTMSTVVFMLGNDTHLPSPKQPAFILKSTYNSTDRSTSSASNSVNEITLSTINGR, encoded by the exons atgatgaatccTGCTAAAGGGTCATGGAATACATTGCTGCTTCTCTCCCTTCTTGTTTGCCCAATTTGCATTTCCCTTGACACCATAACACCAGACCAACCCCTCAAGGATGGTGATGGTCAACTTCTACTCTCAAACCAAAAAACCTTTGCGCTTGGGTTTTTCAACCCCGGCAGTTCCAGTCACCGCTACGTTGGAATTTGGTATAACCAAATTGCCGAAAAAACCGTTGTGTGGGTTGCAAACAGAGACGCTCCTCTCAATGATACCTCCGGAGTCCTCTCCATCAACGGTAAGGGAAGCCTTGTACTCCACACCCAAAACCAAACCACTCCTATTTGGTCCACCaatgtttctttttctgtcTCATCCACAAATAATTCAATGGCTAAGCTCTTAGATATAGGAAATCTTGTTTTGGTTCAACGAGACAGCCAACATGTTACATGGCAGAGTTTTGATTATCCCACCAATACTGTGCTTCCGTTTATGAAACTTGGGCTAGACCGGCGGACCGGGTTAAACCGGTTCCTAACATCTTGGAAGTCCAAAGATGACCCGGGAATTGGCAACTACTCATATCAATTAGTTCCAACTGGGTACCCTCAGGCATGCTTATACATGGGTCGGACTCTATTATGGCGTGCTGGATCTTGGACTGGCCTAAGATGGAGCGGTGTACCCGAAATGACATCAAAATTATTCAATGTTAGCTTTGTGAATAATCAAGAAGAAACCACCATTATGTACagtatattttcaaatttagctGACCCCAAAGTTTTTCCTAAAGCAATGGTCGATGAATCGGGAATTGTGCGACGATCCTTATGGCAGGAGACTAGATGGGTCGAATATTGGTCCAGCTCACTAGCGTTATGTGATAAGTATTTGAATTGCAGTCCAAATAGTTATTGTGACCCATACAATGAGGTCATTTTTGAGTGCAAGTGCTTTCCTGGATTTGAACCCAAGTCATCTCGTGATTGCGTGGGGGAAAAGCAAGGAGTGTCCATGTGCAACAATAGAGAAGGTTTCGTGAAGTTGGCACATATGAAGGTGCCAGATACTTCAATAGCACATGTGGACATGAGTTTGAGTATGAAAGAGTGTGAGCAAAAGTGTTTGAGGAATTGTTCTTGTATGGCTTACGCAAGTGCAAATGAGAGTGAGGGAGGGATTGGTTGCTTGACATGGCAAGGGGACTTGGTGGACGCAAGAACATATGCTGATCTAGGACAAGATTTATATATACGTGTGGATGCAATTGTATTAG AGAATAGGCATATCACATATTCATATAGTGTTGACTCTACTTTACCATACTTCGAAGACTCTCCAAGTAGAAGGGACCTCGATGGAACTAgaagaaattcaaatttgccATTGTTTGATCTAAAAACCATTATTGCAGCTACAGATAACTTCTCTATTTCTAACAAGCTTGGCCAAGGTGGTTTTGGCCCAGTTTATAAG GGTTTGCTACAAAATGGAATGGAAATAGCAGTAAAAAGACTATCAAAATGCTCTGGACAAGGAATAGAACAATTCAAAACAGAAGTTGCACTAATTGCTAAACTCCAACATAGAAACCTTGTGAGAATTTTAGGTTGTTGCATTCACAAAGAAGAGAAGATGTTGATCTATGAGTACTTGCCAAATAAAAGCTTGGACTCTTTCATTTTTG ATGAAACAAAAAGGTCATGTTTAGATTGGGGAAAGCGATTTGAGATTATTTGCGGAATTGGTCGAGGGATCTTATATCTTCATCAAGACTCAAGATTAAGAATTATCCATAGAGATTTAAAGGCCAGCAATGTTCTACTTGACAATGCATTGaatccaaaaatttcagattttggtaTGGCTAGAATTGTTGGAGGAGATCAAATTGAAGCAAATACAAATTGCGTTGTTGGAACATA TGGTTATATGTCACCTGAGTATGCAATGCAAGGACTATTTTCAATAAAGTCTGATGTATATAGTTTTGGGGTATTGCTGCTAGAGATCATTACTGGCAAAAAGAATAGTACTTATCATCATGATGGTCCTTCCTCAAATTTGATTGGACAT GTTTGGGACCTATGGAGAGAAGACAATTTCATGAAAATGGTCGACCCATTACTAGATGAGGCATACCCTACTAATGAAGTTTCAAGATGCATTCAAATTGGGCTTTTGTGTGTGCAAGAACATGCAATAGACCGGCCAACCATGTCAACTGTTGTTTTCATGTTGGGTAATGACACACATCTTCCTTCTCCAAAACAACctgcatttattttgaagagTACTTACAATAGTACAGATAGATCAACTAGTTCAGCATCTAATTCAGTAAATGAAATAACACTTTCTACAATTAACGGTCGTTAA